CTTTAGGAATAGCAGATGGACTGGTTTCTTGGAGTCGTGTGATTGACCCTAATCCTGGAACTCCTGCAGACCCAAATTATCCAGCCATTAATATTAATATTAATGGCCAAAATTATCGAGAACAAGGGATATTAATTAATGGTAACGCTTACATTCCAATTGATTTAGTAGATCGCTTACAAATTGACTTAGCTAAATCACCTGAAGTTCGGCGCGTTACCTATCGAAAAGTAGTGTATGTTAAAGCAATAGAATTGCGAGTTTTTCATATATCTGTAAACTGGGAAGCTGCAACTCGCACTCTAAAATTGCGGTCAATTTCGATAATTTGCCCTGGTCAATTTGACAAAATTGTCTCGAATGGTAATACATCAGAAGTACAGTTACAACTATTCCTCAGAAATAATAATGAAAATTCCCTAGTGCAGTTTCCTGACATACCCAAATTATATCGAGAAGAAGCTAGTACAGAAGGCGTAAACTATGATATTGCTTTTTGCCAAATGTGTGTAGAAACTGGATTTCTACGCTTTGGTGGAGATATTAAACCTGAACAAAATAACTTTGCCGGCTTAGGAAATATTGGTGGTAGTTCAGAGGCAGCGTCTTTTGAAAGTGCTAGAATTGGTGTCAGGGCGCATATTCAACATTTAAAGGCTTATGCCAGTTTAGAACCGTTAGTAAATGAAGTTGTCGATCCCAGATTTCGGTTTGTGACCCGTGGTATTGCGCCACTAATCGATCAGTTATCAGGGCGTTGGTCTGCAGATTTGGACTATGGTACCAAGATTACAGCCATGCTTAAACGTTTGTATGAATCTGCAGGATTATTGTGAGTTAGGAGTTGGGAGTTAGGAGTTAAATACAAATGACAAATGATGTTTACGCTGTTTTGAAAAACCTAATAATTTCCCGCACATGATCGAGGAATTGTCCGTCAGTAGAAAGTTGCGCGATCGCATTTCTGGCTTCTCTGGCTAAACGTTCATGTTCTGTTTGATTGGTAGCGCGTAATTCTTCTAAATTAGCGGCTATTCTTGCTAAGTCTCGGCGTGTTTCTTCACTAAAACGTTGTTGATTTGCTGCAATTGAATAAGGCTGTTCTACATCAAGTTGTTCTTCTAAGCGTTGCACTTTTTGTTCAAATTCTAAGAAGCGATTCCGAAGTTCTACAATATCTTCGCGGGGATAGGTAAATTCTTGGCTAATCATCGCTAACCGTGCATATAAATACTCGTAGGCGCGGATAGCTGGACGGAGGACGGTTAATAACAAAGCAGCACCGGAACTGATGTATCCTACAGCACTAATGCCTGTGGCTGCGAGGGTATAAAGTCCAATGGCTGATAATAAATGTAAAGCAATGGCAACCCAGAGCGATCGCTTGGCTAAAATTCTGACATACTTCAGTGGTTTTTCATCTACCGGAATCCCTCTCTGGGCTGACTGTGCTGCTTCTGCTAAGACTTGTTTAGCCTGAAAATGCACATTCCACGGTACGGTAACTATTACTAATAGCCACCAAAAACTTGCTCCGCCAATTACCCAGTCAAGAAAGTTACCAGAAGGTATGTGGAACCATTGCAGTAAGCCAAAAGCCAGTAGTACGGTAATCACAATTCCCAGAATGGAACTGATGAAAAAATTAAAATACATCTTACTCTGTCTCCAATGTAACTATTACTTCGATCATGCTAAGGCCTGTAAGTTATACGGTAACAGTTGTGATAGTTTTTCTAGTTGCACATAACAGTCAAAGAATAAGATAGCTACGCCAAGTTGGTTGAGTATCTTTGTTATCCCTGTCAGGAAGTAACAATCGCCATGTTTTACCTTCTCGCTGAATTTGCAGATAAATATCAAAGGGTTGTTGCGGTTGCGTCAACTGTCTTTTTGGTAGCTTGACAATCAAGTCATAGTTTCCCTGAACCCGGAAAGCTGGTAAATTTTGAATCGTCAAAGGTTTTTCTTGAATAATTGTCAGTTTTTTGATTTCAAAACTGCCAAAATCTAGATCCAGCTTTTGGTTGAGTTGCTTTTGGGTTTGTTCTAGCTGGACTGCGATCGCTTTTTGCACTAACTCGCTCGTTGGTAGTAGTCCAATAGTGCCACAAGCTGTTAATAGTAAGAGTAGAATTACTGTGGAAATCAACCGAATCATGTATTTTATATACTGTTTTGAGAGCTAGTATAGCTGTTTATCACTTAAATTTTCTCATCAATCATGTCAACACGGAGTATTCGCCTTGATCACAAACTATCCTGATGTCGCCTGGGGTCATCAACCAACTACTAAACCCCGAAAATTTATTTGTTGAAAAAGTGGTTTTATGTTTTACGCACATCTGAGTGCGTCAACTGTCAATGTTTGGCAATCCTTCTTAATCGTCATGTTTATTGCTTGGACTTCCCTTAAGTAAGTCGGTGGGAATAAACAGAAGTATATTACGGGTTATTGCTGAAATTTTCATAATTTATTGGAAAATTTTTTCAGAAAAAATACTTAATAAATGTTTTATTTGGGACACAGATAAAAGCAGTATTTATATTTTTACCTGTTCATGGGCATAGGCGTAGCCCGCTGCGGTCATCGCCCGAATTAGCAGTTACCAAACACCGATAATTTGATCACCGATAACTGGTTTACTAAGTCTTGCTTATATATGCTTGTATATAATAATCTGATTGATTTTTTTGCAAGTCTGATCAGCCTTTAGGCTTTGCTATACAAGGCTTAAACCTTGCAAAATTGGCAAAAATTCAATAATTAACCTATATAATATTTGTATTTGATTTCTCAAAAATATTACGAGAGAATGATACGGTAGGCTTTATACGTATAATAGCCAACACGAATAAATCACAGCTTAGAGGATGTTTTAAAAGTCCTGTCGTTGGTAGCAAAACGTTTTAGATCCCCCTAAATCCCCCTTAAAAAGGGGGACTTTGAGAAGTTTTCCCCCCTTTTTAAGGGGGGCTGGGGGGGATCGAGCAGTGCTTAAAATCACAGCTAATCACTTTTCAAACATCCTCTTAGAAACCACAACACTCTCTGGTAGGGTCTGTGGTTTATCTGTGCTGATTGTAAAACTACTAAATCATTGGTTATAGGTAATATGGTTAATCTTCTTACGAGAACAAAGAATAAATTTGTAAGAGTTATCTATAAAATACCTTTTTTGCAAGAACAAGCTAATCTTGCATATCAAGAAGCATTAAAAAAACATGCTGCTAATTTACCTAAAATTTCGACTAATGACATGAATATAGTCGAAAAATTAAAGTATGAAGGTGTTGCCATAACTTCCCTAGATGCTTTGGGAATTGACTCAAGTCCTGCGATGTTCCAAGCAGCAAAAAATCTAATACCTAAACTTCCCAACCAGATTAATGGTGATAAAAATGAATTTGTAATTCATGCTGATTCTCAGCAAATGATGAAGAATCTAGAGATTCAATTGTGGGGGATAGAACAACGGTTACTAAATATTGCCGAGAATTATATTGGGTTGCCAGTAGCCTATCATGGCGCATATTTTCGGAGAGATTTTGCGAATAAAATACAGCAAAAAACGAGGCTTTGGCATCTAGATAATGACGACCGCAAGGTTGTGAAAATTATCCTTTATTTAAATGATGTTAATGAAGATGGTGGACCGTTTCAATATATTCCCAAATCTTTTGCATCAAGAGTAGGGCAATCTCTTAACTATCATCATGGCTATATTGCAGATACAACGATACAAAAAATTGTATCTCCATCAAATTGGCGAAAATGCACAGGTCCTGCTGGCACAGTAATTTTTGCAGCCGTCGCCAACACCTTCCATAGAGGAATGTTACCTATAGCAGCAGATAGGTTCAGTATTTTCTTTGATTACACTTCTAGACGAGTACAACAGCCATTTTACGGTTCATTTTCCCTACCACCAGATACTTTATTCTTGCTAGCAAATACTCTGACCAAACAACAAAGAAAATGTATTTTTTGGCAACCCCATTCTTTGTCTGAGCCTAAATGGGAAATTTGACCGAGTTGTTTGTAGTTTCATCAACAGCGCTATTAGCATAGCTTTCCCCTAGGGTAGCGCAACTACAAACAACAGATCAAAACTTATGTGGTAAAATACTAGTGGACGCAATGATCACAATGACCGCAACGCCAGTTAGCCGCTTCTTCATC
The Gloeotrichia echinulata CP02 DNA segment above includes these coding regions:
- a CDS encoding N-acetylmuramoyl-L-alanine amidase produces the protein MGRIFISAAHGGKEAGRIDPGAIAGGTTEAKEMILLRDLIVTEMRARNFEILSVPDDLSAAQTINWINSRDRQGDIALEIQCDAANSPTVRGASVFYIANNNQRKSNGELMLVGLLRRVPQLPNRGVKPDTDSGLGSLIFCRQTAPPSLSLQVGFLTSPEDRALLQNRRRDFALGIADGLVSWSRVIDPNPGTPADPNYPAINININGQNYREQGILINGNAYIPIDLVDRLQIDLAKSPEVRRVTYRKVVYVKAIELRVFHISVNWEAATRTLKLRSISIICPGQFDKIVSNGNTSEVQLQLFLRNNNENSLVQFPDIPKLYREEASTEGVNYDIAFCQMCVETGFLRFGGDIKPEQNNFAGLGNIGGSSEAASFESARIGVRAHIQHLKAYASLEPLVNEVVDPRFRFVTRGIAPLIDQLSGRWSADLDYGTKITAMLKRLYESAGLL
- a CDS encoding 2OG-Fe(II) oxygenase: MQEQANLAYQEALKKHAANLPKISTNDMNIVEKLKYEGVAITSLDALGIDSSPAMFQAAKNLIPKLPNQINGDKNEFVIHADSQQMMKNLEIQLWGIEQRLLNIAENYIGLPVAYHGAYFRRDFANKIQQKTRLWHLDNDDRKVVKIILYLNDVNEDGGPFQYIPKSFASRVGQSLNYHHGYIADTTIQKIVSPSNWRKCTGPAGTVIFAAVANTFHRGMLPIAADRFSIFFDYTSRRVQQPFYGSFSLPPDTLFLLANTLTKQQRKCIFWQPHSLSEPKWEI